From the genome of Populus trichocarpa isolate Nisqually-1 chromosome 15, P.trichocarpa_v4.1, whole genome shotgun sequence, one region includes:
- the LOC18105692 gene encoding protein MIZU-KUSSEI 1: MARASQDSSSKWHFHWTKKVGNEDDEVPIFKSSNTIEEEKKENVKSHVGMSTPKKKLPAVAVARLRSVVTALGKNRSSLPLGLGSRVVGTLFGYRRGHVHFAFQKDPNSPPAFLIELATPISGLVREMASGLVRIALECDKEKEEEKKAVRLQEEPMWRTYCNGKKCGFATRKECGPKEWKLLKAVEPISMGAGVLPGCATEAGADGELMYMRAKFERIVGSRDSEAFYMMNPDSNGAPELSIYLLRV, from the coding sequence ATGGCTAGAGCATCACAAGACTCTTCCTCCAAGTGGCACTTCCACTGGACCAAAAAGGTTGGAAACGAAGATGATGAAGTTCCAATCTTTAAGTCCTCAAACaccattgaagaagaaaaaaaggaaaatgttaAGAGCCATGTAGGAATGTCAACCCCAAAGAAAAAACTACCAGCAGTAGCAGTTGCTAGGCTCCGATCCGTTGTTACAGCCCTTGGTAAGAACCGATCAAGCCTCCCACTGGGGCTTGGATCCCGAGTTGTAGGTACCCTTTTTGGATATCGCCGTGGTCATGTccattttgcatttcaaaaggaTCCCAATTCACCTCCGGCTTTCCTTATTGAACTTGCTACACCAATAAGTGGATTGGTTAGAGAGATGGCATCTGGGTTAGTCAGAATTGCCTTGGAATGTgacaaagagaaagaagaggaaaagaaagcTGTGAGATTGCAGGAAGAACCAATGTGGAGGACTTATTGCAATGGTAAGAAATGTGGTTTCGCTACTAGGAAGGAATGTGGGCCTAAAGAATGGAAGTTATTGAAAGCTGTAGAGCCAATTTCAATGGGTGCAGGGGTTTTGCCAGGGTGTGCAACTGAGGCTGGAGCTGATGGTGAACTCATGTATATGAGAGCTAAATTTGAGAGAATTGTGGGCTCTAGAGATTCTGAGGCTTTCTACATGATGAATCCTGATAGCAATGGAGCTCCTGAGCTCAGTATCTATCTACTTCGAGTCTAA